From one Luteipulveratus mongoliensis genomic stretch:
- a CDS encoding deoxyguanosinetriphosphate triphosphohydrolase has protein sequence MSGPYDARSRERWVQEDPELKRADRDDFARDRARLVHSAALRRLSQKTQMHQPTVDDFVRNRLTHSLEVAQIGREFGAALGCNADVVDTACLAHDLGHPPFGHNGETALDALAADFGGFEGNAQTLRLLTRLEAKRAHADGRSAGLNLTRASLDASIKYPWARGESPTPTRKFGVYADDVDVFSWVRADVPADAPTRRCLEAQVMDWSDDVAYSVHDVEDAIASGLVDLRALRSGAVVEEIAGIAQRLHAPEIETEALTAALGRALEAGAMPNVHDGTRGSLAALKDTTSRLIGHFVQTVEEATRERFGGGSLTRYDADVVIPDDVWAECVMLKAVAAHFVLLTDTRQRLHADQRDVVIALFGAYRDRPERLDPIYAMDFADGADDAARLRVVVDQVASMTDGRAIELAQAWT, from the coding sequence ATGAGCGGACCGTACGACGCCCGCTCGCGTGAGCGGTGGGTCCAGGAGGACCCCGAGCTCAAGAGGGCGGACCGCGACGACTTCGCGCGTGACCGGGCTCGGCTGGTGCACTCGGCAGCCCTGCGCCGGCTGTCCCAGAAGACCCAGATGCACCAGCCGACCGTCGACGACTTCGTCCGCAACCGCCTGACTCACTCCCTCGAGGTCGCCCAGATCGGGCGCGAGTTCGGGGCTGCGCTCGGCTGCAACGCCGACGTGGTCGACACGGCGTGCCTCGCTCACGACCTGGGCCATCCGCCGTTCGGGCACAACGGAGAGACGGCGCTGGATGCCCTTGCGGCCGACTTCGGCGGCTTCGAAGGCAACGCGCAGACTCTGCGGCTGCTGACGAGACTCGAGGCCAAGCGCGCCCACGCCGACGGGCGGTCAGCCGGGCTCAACCTGACCCGCGCCAGCCTCGACGCGTCGATCAAGTATCCCTGGGCTCGCGGCGAGAGCCCCACTCCCACAAGGAAGTTCGGCGTCTACGCGGACGACGTCGACGTCTTCTCATGGGTCCGGGCGGACGTACCCGCAGATGCGCCGACGCGGCGTTGCCTCGAGGCTCAGGTGATGGACTGGTCCGATGACGTCGCCTACTCCGTGCACGACGTCGAGGACGCGATCGCCTCCGGCCTGGTCGACCTGCGAGCGCTGCGCTCCGGCGCTGTGGTCGAGGAGATCGCCGGGATCGCTCAGCGGCTGCATGCTCCTGAGATCGAGACCGAGGCTCTGACGGCAGCCCTCGGGCGAGCCCTCGAAGCCGGAGCGATGCCGAACGTGCACGACGGCACCCGCGGCAGCCTCGCGGCGCTGAAGGACACCACCAGCCGACTGATCGGCCACTTCGTGCAGACCGTCGAGGAGGCCACGCGCGAGCGGTTCGGCGGTGGTTCGTTGACGCGCTACGACGCCGACGTCGTCATCCCGGACGATGTCTGGGCCGAGTGCGTGATGCTCAAGGCCGTCGCGGCGCACTTCGTGCTCCTCACCGACACGCGTCAGCGGCTGCACGCCGACCAACGGGATGTCGTGATCGCGCTGTTCGGCGCCTACCGCGACCGACCAGAGCGACTGGACCCGATCTACGCGATGGACTTCGCTGACGGTGCAGACGATGCGGCACGGCTGCGGGTCGTGGTCGATCAGGTCGCATCGATGACCGACGGCCGGGCCATCGAGCTGGCGCAGGCCTGGACCTAG
- a CDS encoding NAD(P)H-dependent flavin oxidoreductase: protein MELSNLTHPVIAAPMAGGPSTPALVVAVNEAGAMGYLAAGYKTADALSEEFDQTRGLTDRPFGVNVFVPARLNRARDEAAVDAYRRRLQPLADKLDAVMPEPRWDDTDSYEAKIALLEEAKVDTVSFTFGCPAPDVVRRLRASGAQVVVTVTDTDEALAAVRGGADALCVQGSQAGGHRSTHRVDAIPNDLSWLDLVREVRSVTTVPLIAAGGIADAQDVRRALGLGAAAVQVGTAFLLCDEAGTSATHRAGLQEATLERSAVTRAFSGRPGRGVRNAFVDEYDAHAPSVFPVIDQLTKPLRAAAAGLEDFHLVNLWAGTRWRQAEPGSAAEVVGRLVGSTT from the coding sequence GTGGAACTCAGCAACCTGACGCACCCGGTGATCGCCGCGCCGATGGCCGGCGGCCCGTCCACCCCTGCGCTCGTCGTGGCGGTCAACGAGGCCGGTGCCATGGGCTACCTCGCGGCCGGCTACAAGACCGCGGACGCTCTGAGTGAGGAGTTCGATCAGACCCGCGGTCTCACCGACCGTCCGTTCGGCGTCAACGTCTTCGTGCCGGCCCGACTCAACCGGGCACGCGACGAGGCGGCCGTGGACGCGTACCGTCGCCGGCTCCAGCCCCTGGCCGACAAGCTGGACGCGGTCATGCCCGAGCCGCGCTGGGACGACACCGACTCCTACGAGGCCAAGATCGCCCTCCTCGAGGAGGCCAAGGTCGACACGGTCTCCTTCACGTTCGGATGCCCGGCGCCCGACGTCGTACGTCGTCTCCGCGCCTCGGGCGCACAGGTCGTCGTCACCGTGACCGACACTGACGAGGCACTTGCCGCCGTGCGCGGTGGCGCGGACGCCCTGTGCGTCCAGGGTTCGCAGGCGGGCGGTCATCGCAGCACGCATCGCGTCGACGCGATCCCTAACGACCTGTCATGGCTCGACCTGGTGCGTGAGGTCCGCAGCGTGACCACCGTGCCGCTCATCGCGGCAGGCGGGATCGCCGACGCCCAGGACGTACGACGAGCTCTGGGTCTCGGGGCCGCCGCAGTCCAGGTGGGTACGGCTTTTCTGCTCTGCGACGAGGCCGGCACCAGCGCCACGCACCGGGCCGGACTGCAGGAGGCCACCCTCGAACGGTCCGCGGTCACGCGAGCCTTCTCCGGGCGGCCCGGCAGGGGAGTGCGCAACGCGTTCGTCGACGAGTACGACGCCCACGCGCCGAGCGTCTTCCCGGTGATCGACCAGCTGACCAAACCTCTCAGAGCCGCGGCGGCAGGCCTGGAGGACTTCCATCTGGTCAATCTCTGGGCCGGGACCCGTTGGCGTCAGGCCGAGCCAGGATCGGCGGCCGAGGTCGTCGGCCGCCTCGTCGGCAGCACGACCTAG
- the dnaG gene encoding DNA primase produces MAGRIKLDDIALVKERASLEDVVREHVTLRAAGPGSLKGLCPFHDEKSPSFNIRPAVGAYHCFGCGEGGDVIEFVMKVEHLSFTEAIERLAGKAGVELHYEDGPRPREESIGRRSRLVEAHRVAGEFFAAALIDSQEARIARDFLRDRGFDRVAAETFGVGYAPQGFDHLANHLRSKGFSADEIVLGGLAGRGQRGLLDRFRGRLIWPIRDITGDTIGFGARRLFDDDRIEAKYLNTSETPIYKKTHVLYGLDLAKKSIAKDRRAVVVEGYTDVMACHLAGVEQAVATCGTAFGVDHIKTLRRIMRDEADLAPARTVFTFDGDAAGQQAAMKAFKEDLRWASQSYVAVAPGGQDPCDLRKSAGDAAVVHLIEDAVPMFEFAARTTIARFDLETVAGRVAAMRAVAPIIAGIRDKALHRGYTLEVAGWLGVEDDQLALEVSRAERAPRPEPTDRRTPAEAPPPVSGLEAPDLRDPIVALERQLLQAVLQFPSAFPSDQLESIEAQAFSAPAHRAVYDGMLVARTSNTPDRSVASWVDAVISAATEVVTPLVRELSVAPLPTRLNEGTGRPDDRYLSSLVTRVQEIGLNRQISDAMSTLRRMDGTDPDRTRAISHALNDLQVQLARLRANQT; encoded by the coding sequence GTGGCCGGTCGTATCAAGCTCGACGACATCGCGCTCGTCAAGGAGCGCGCCTCCCTGGAGGACGTCGTCCGCGAGCACGTGACGCTTCGCGCTGCCGGTCCTGGGTCCCTCAAGGGGCTGTGCCCCTTCCACGACGAGAAGTCGCCGTCGTTCAACATCCGCCCGGCCGTCGGCGCCTATCACTGTTTCGGCTGCGGCGAGGGTGGCGATGTCATCGAGTTCGTGATGAAGGTCGAGCACCTGTCCTTCACCGAGGCGATCGAGCGACTGGCGGGCAAGGCCGGGGTCGAGCTGCACTACGAGGACGGACCGCGCCCTCGTGAGGAGTCGATCGGGCGGCGTTCGCGCCTGGTCGAGGCGCACCGGGTCGCGGGGGAGTTCTTCGCTGCTGCGCTGATCGACTCCCAAGAGGCGAGGATCGCTCGCGACTTCCTTCGCGACCGCGGCTTCGACCGGGTTGCGGCTGAGACTTTCGGTGTCGGTTACGCGCCTCAGGGATTCGACCACCTCGCCAATCACCTTCGGAGCAAAGGGTTCTCGGCCGACGAGATCGTGCTCGGTGGTCTCGCCGGTCGCGGTCAACGCGGGCTGCTCGACCGCTTTCGCGGGCGCCTGATCTGGCCGATCCGCGACATCACGGGCGACACGATCGGCTTCGGCGCGCGTCGGCTCTTCGACGACGACCGGATCGAGGCGAAGTACCTCAACACCTCCGAGACGCCGATCTACAAGAAGACCCACGTCCTCTACGGCCTGGACCTCGCCAAGAAGTCGATCGCCAAGGACCGGCGTGCCGTCGTGGTCGAGGGCTACACCGATGTGATGGCCTGCCACCTCGCCGGCGTCGAGCAGGCGGTGGCGACGTGCGGCACGGCCTTCGGCGTCGATCACATCAAGACGCTGCGCCGCATCATGCGTGACGAGGCCGACCTGGCGCCGGCCCGCACGGTGTTCACCTTCGACGGTGACGCTGCCGGTCAGCAGGCGGCCATGAAGGCGTTCAAGGAGGACTTGCGCTGGGCCTCCCAGTCGTACGTCGCCGTCGCGCCCGGTGGCCAGGATCCTTGCGACCTGCGCAAGTCCGCGGGCGATGCAGCGGTGGTTCACCTCATCGAGGACGCCGTGCCGATGTTCGAGTTCGCGGCTCGCACGACGATCGCCCGGTTCGACCTGGAGACGGTGGCGGGACGGGTGGCTGCGATGCGTGCCGTGGCTCCGATCATCGCCGGCATCCGCGACAAGGCGCTGCACCGCGGCTACACGCTTGAGGTCGCCGGCTGGCTGGGCGTCGAGGACGACCAGCTCGCCCTGGAGGTGAGTCGCGCGGAGCGAGCACCGCGGCCCGAGCCGACCGACCGTCGTACGCCTGCCGAGGCGCCGCCGCCGGTCTCGGGACTCGAGGCTCCTGACCTGCGAGACCCGATCGTCGCGCTCGAGCGCCAGCTGCTCCAGGCGGTCCTGCAGTTCCCGTCGGCGTTCCCGTCTGATCAGCTGGAATCTATTGAGGCGCAAGCGTTCTCGGCGCCCGCGCACCGTGCGGTCTACGACGGGATGCTGGTCGCACGGACGTCCAACACCCCGGACCGGTCGGTCGCCTCGTGGGTCGACGCGGTGATCTCGGCGGCCACCGAAGTGGTGACTCCGCTCGTACGCGAGCTGTCCGTGGCGCCGCTGCCGACGCGCCTCAACGAGGGCACGGGCCGGCCCGATGACCGTTATCTCTCGTCGCTTGTCACTCGGGTCCAGGAGATCGGGCTCAACCGGCAGATCAGCGACGCCATGAGCACGCTTCGTCGAATGGATGGCACCGACCCTGATCGCACGCGAGCCATCTCGCACGCCCTCAACGACCTGCAGGTGCAGCTGGCGCGCTTGCGTGCCAACCAGACCTGA
- a CDS encoding tyrosine-type recombinase/integrase has product MTTTPLRNVDGKWRTLPKGTRKVDGYRARIGYRDHSGVIGEVSKRAPTKIAAERAALQEIRERLAGESAHLTGRTLVVDACRQWLDEMSREGARLSARTVAEYEGAYRRCVAGEDSPIRALTLVQVNDAQRLQRWLQWVADERGVSAVKHAKAVMSAVLVRGVRYRVLPTNELRQVEPVTSGRAKRETDRDTSRAFTAEEQAAVLAFADSDGYAAAPGLHYGTERLRRSVSDLAHFLAGTGVRIGEALSIRWEHVDLKTGRVEVPGTKTDAAQRTLTLPNWLRERMSERAAREGTVGLVFSAPRLDEPEAPWDPSNCSKAFTTLMRRAGHPWARSHSLRKTVATRLAEAGQPVQRVSDQLGHKDAAFTARTYLGRSLHGDKADLAALL; this is encoded by the coding sequence GTGACGACGACGCCGCTGCGGAACGTCGACGGCAAGTGGCGGACGCTACCTAAGGGCACGCGCAAGGTGGACGGCTACCGCGCTCGCATCGGCTACCGAGACCACAGTGGCGTGATCGGCGAGGTCTCCAAGCGTGCACCGACCAAGATCGCCGCAGAACGCGCTGCGCTCCAGGAGATACGAGAACGGTTGGCAGGCGAGAGCGCGCACCTGACTGGCCGCACGTTGGTCGTCGACGCCTGCCGTCAGTGGTTGGACGAGATGAGCCGCGAGGGTGCACGCCTGTCCGCGCGCACGGTTGCCGAGTACGAGGGTGCGTACCGTCGCTGTGTCGCAGGTGAGGACTCCCCCATTCGCGCGCTCACGTTGGTACAGGTGAACGACGCACAGCGCTTGCAGCGGTGGCTGCAATGGGTCGCAGATGAGCGCGGAGTCTCGGCAGTCAAGCACGCCAAGGCTGTCATGTCCGCTGTCCTCGTGCGCGGCGTTCGTTATCGCGTGCTGCCAACGAACGAGCTGCGACAGGTCGAGCCTGTGACGTCCGGCCGCGCCAAGCGTGAGACTGACCGCGACACCTCCCGCGCGTTCACCGCCGAGGAGCAAGCGGCGGTGCTCGCATTCGCGGACAGCGATGGCTATGCAGCGGCGCCCGGCCTGCACTACGGCACGGAGCGCCTGCGTCGATCCGTTTCCGACCTCGCGCACTTCCTCGCTGGCACTGGCGTGCGCATCGGCGAGGCCCTGTCGATCCGCTGGGAACACGTGGACTTGAAGACCGGCCGCGTTGAGGTGCCAGGCACAAAGACTGATGCAGCACAGCGAACGCTCACTCTGCCGAACTGGCTCAGGGAGCGCATGAGCGAGCGCGCGGCGCGCGAGGGCACAGTCGGCCTGGTGTTCTCAGCGCCCAGACTGGACGAGCCGGAGGCGCCATGGGACCCGTCCAACTGCTCAAAGGCCTTCACCACTTTGATGCGCCGGGCGGGCCATCCGTGGGCACGCTCGCACTCCCTGCGCAAGACCGTCGCGACGCGCCTTGCCGAGGCGGGCCAGCCTGTGCAGCGGGTGTCTGACCAACTGGGCCACAAGGACGCAGCGTTCACGGCTCGCACGTACTTGGGTCGGTCGCTGCACGGAGACAAGGCCGACCTTGCTGCGCTGCTCTAG